CGCGCATCGAGAGCTTCACGATCGACAAGTCGAAGATCCGCGAAGTCATCGGCACCGGCGGCAAGGTCATCCGCGAGATCGTCGCGACGACCGGCGCCAAGGTCGACATCGACGACGAGGGCGTGATCAAGGTGTCGTCGTCCGACCCGACGCAGATCGAAGCCGCGATCAAGTGGATCAAGGGCCTCGTCGAGGAAGCCGAAGTCGGCAAGGTCTATGACGGCAAGGTCGTCAACCTGGTGGACTTCGGTGCGTTCGTGAACTTCATGGGTGGCAAGGACGGTCTCGTCCACGTGTCCGAAATCAAGAACGAGCGCGTCGAGAAGGTCAGCGATGCGCTGAGCGAAGGCCAGGAAGTCAAGGTCAAGGTCCTCGAAATCGATCCGCGCGGCAAGGTTCGCCTGTCGATGCGCGTCGTCGACCAGACGACCGGCGAAGAGCTGGAAGATACCCGCCCGGCGCGTGAGCCCCGTGAGGGTGGCGATCGTGGTCCGCGTGGGCCCCGTCGCGATGGCGATGGTGGCCGTGATGGCGGTGGTCGTGGTCCGCGCGGCGAAGGCGGCGGCGGTCGTGACGGGGGGGATCGCGGCTCGCGTGGTCCGCGTCGTGACGGCGATGGCGGCCGCGACGGCGGCGGCCGTGGCCCGCGTCGTGACGGCGGTTCGGGCGGCGAGCGCGCGCCCCGCGCCGAGGGCGGCGAGGGCAAGGCGCCCGAGTTCGCTCCGGCCTTCCTGACCGGCGATCGCGACTGATTGCCGCGTCGTCCCGGGTCCAGCCCGGGATGACGGAAACTGCGAAGCAAGGGGGGCTCGGGAAACCGGGCCCCTTTTTGCGTCCGGGCCTGATCGAAGGCCGGAACGTTTACGCCGCGCTAACCTTCATCCCGCCATGGCTGGGTGATGCCGTTACGCCTGCCCGCCCCGTCCCTGATCCTGCAGACCGGAGGGATCGGCCTCGGCCTCGCGGTCCTCGCCTTCGCCCCTCCGGCAACGGGTCGGATGCTGCTCGTGCCGGTGACGGCGCGCGCAGACGCCGAACTCCTGCCGCTCGCGACCCGGTCGGGCAGCCTGCTGATCGGGCCGGGACCCCTGCCCCGCTCCTATGTCGTGATGGCCGATGCTCGGCTGGCGGCGGTAACCGCGGGCCACGCGATCGTCAGGCTGGCCGCGCCGTTCGCCGGTTGCGGGACGGCGGTCGGGCAATGACCACCGAACTCGACCTCTTCCGTGCTCACGGCATGCGCATTCTCGTCGCCGCGGGCTGGGCCGCCACGCTCGGTCTCGGCATATTGGGACTGCTGCTCGGCGCCGATCACGTCGCGCTGGTCGTGGTCATGGCGGCGATCGCCAATGTCGCGCCGACCGTGATGGTCGTCCGGCGCCGTCAGGACGAGGCTGCACGGCTGGTCACGGGCACGCTCGCGGCGGTGTACCCCGCGCTGGCAGTCTTCCTGCTCAAGGGCGATCCGTGGCAGATGGACGCGCACATGTATTTCTTCGTCGCGCTCGCCGCTCTGGTGGTGCTGTGCGACTGGCGTCCGATCGCGCTCGCGTCCGCGCTGATCGTCGTTCATCATCTGCTGATAGAAGCGGTGATGCCCGGATGGGTCTTCAACGGATCGGGCAATCTCGGCCGCGTCCTGCTTCACGGCGTCGCGGTCGGGTTGCAGCTCGCGGTGCTCGGCTATGTCACCGGGCAGCTCCACCAGTTGATGGTTCGCCAGCACGCCGCGCGCGTCGACAGCGAGCAACTGGCGGCCGATGCGCTCCGCGCCCGCGACGACCTGTCCGCCGCGATCGCGCAGACCGCGGCGGCCGAACGGCTCGCTGCGGCCGAACGCACGCAGCGCGAGCGGATCGAGCGCGAGGCCGAGGTGGGGAAGCGCGCGGACATGCTGGCCCTGGCCGAGGCGTTCCAGGCCTCCGTCGCCGACATCGTCCAGTCGGTGGGCGCGGCCTCGACCGAGCTCGACGGTTCCGCGCGGGCGCTCAACATGCTCGCCCAGGATGCGACGCGAAAGATCGGCGTCACCGCGGACACCGCGTCGCGATCGTCGCGCAACGCCGGCAACCTCGCCAGCCAGATCCGTGCGCTCAGCCAATCGGTCTCGTCGATCGCGGACAATGCCGAACAGCAGGCGCGGCTCGGCGTCGATGCCCGCGACACGTCGCTGTCGAGCCATGGCGCGGTGATGTCGCTCGCCGAACGCTCCGCGACGATCGCGACCTTCGCCAATTCGATCCAGCAGATCGCCGCGCGCACCAACCTGCTCGCGCTCAACGCGACGATCGAGGCGGCGCGCGCCGGCGAGGCGGGGCTCGGCTTCCGCGTCGTCGCCGGCGAAGTGAAGCAGCTTGCTGGCCAGGCGAAAGACGCGTCGAGCGAAATCCACACGCTGGCGAGCGCGGTCGAGAGCGGCGCGGCCCTCGCGTATCGCGCGCTCGC
This sequence is a window from Sphingomonas ginsenosidivorax. Protein-coding genes within it:
- a CDS encoding methyl-accepting chemotaxis protein, encoding MTTELDLFRAHGMRILVAAGWAATLGLGILGLLLGADHVALVVVMAAIANVAPTVMVVRRRQDEAARLVTGTLAAVYPALAVFLLKGDPWQMDAHMYFFVALAALVVLCDWRPIALASALIVVHHLLIEAVMPGWVFNGSGNLGRVLLHGVAVGLQLAVLGYVTGQLHQLMVRQHAARVDSEQLAADALRARDDLSAAIAQTAAAERLAAAERTQRERIEREAEVGKRADMLALAEAFQASVADIVQSVGAASTELDGSARALNMLAQDATRKIGVTADTASRSSRNAGNLASQIRALSQSVSSIADNAEQQARLGVDARDTSLSSHGAVMSLAERSATIATFANSIQQIAARTNLLALNATIEAARAGEAGLGFRVVAGEVKQLAGQAKDASSEIHTLASAVESGAALAYRALADITGMIGLLSNAAETIRSEVRHHRDTANAIETTAQGTAVGIDLIAEEILGVARVAGKTATLSNEVSMAASGLSGTAQRLQAATASFVVQLKAA